In a genomic window of Prochlorococcus marinus subsp. marinus str. CCMP1375:
- a CDS encoding iron uptake porin translates to MKLFRQLLVAPAALGLLAPLAANAAEVNIKDVASYADLNAEVTTTQFSDVVPGDWAYTALQNLSESYGCVDNAYTQNLKSGQALTRYEAAALVNACLDGGIASAEVTPDAARLANEFGTEMAILKGRVDGLEYKVKELSAGQFSSSTKLSGSAVFTTGAIDGMSLFDDPYKGKTAFEYRYGIDLNTSFNGTDGLYAGIEQGNQDDLVLQDAVTDSTLTVTSLFYNFQVGEFDVTAGPLFDQDDVISATTSIASESFRLSSMPWGAVATTGAGAAIAYSNDSGFNASLSSVSSDAADASKGIWTDGGADIYTASLGYDSDYYGGGLIYTDDDTDTSFGGGIYMRPDGFPTISVAYDTKDPAASGTKSSSHLLIGVDHEVGPGTASAAYTNHDQMGVTGDSFEIYYNYPVSDGLSLQAGVFWEDRHVVKNGSWTTQDATGYLVETNFSF, encoded by the coding sequence ATGAAGCTTTTCCGGCAACTGCTGGTAGCTCCTGCTGCGTTAGGTCTGTTAGCACCTTTAGCTGCAAATGCAGCTGAAGTTAACATCAAAGATGTTGCTAGCTATGCAGATCTCAATGCTGAAGTAACTACGACTCAATTCTCCGATGTTGTTCCAGGAGATTGGGCTTATACAGCTCTACAAAACTTAAGTGAGAGCTATGGCTGTGTAGACAATGCCTACACTCAAAACCTTAAAAGTGGTCAGGCTCTAACTCGTTATGAGGCTGCTGCACTTGTTAATGCTTGCCTAGATGGCGGCATTGCTTCTGCAGAAGTAACTCCTGATGCTGCTCGTCTTGCTAATGAGTTTGGCACTGAAATGGCCATTCTTAAAGGACGTGTTGATGGACTTGAGTACAAAGTTAAAGAACTTAGTGCTGGTCAATTCTCATCTTCTACAAAACTTTCTGGTAGCGCTGTATTTACAACAGGTGCTATTGATGGAATGAGTTTGTTCGATGATCCTTACAAAGGCAAAACTGCTTTTGAATATAGATACGGCATTGACCTCAATACTAGTTTCAATGGTACTGATGGTCTTTATGCAGGGATCGAACAAGGTAACCAAGATGACCTTGTACTGCAGGATGCAGTAACAGATTCAACTCTTACTGTTACCTCTCTTTTCTACAATTTTCAAGTTGGAGAATTCGACGTCACTGCAGGTCCATTATTTGATCAGGATGATGTAATCTCTGCAACCACTTCTATTGCTTCTGAATCATTCAGATTATCCTCTATGCCATGGGGAGCTGTAGCAACCACTGGTGCAGGTGCAGCAATTGCATATTCCAATGACAGTGGGTTTAATGCTTCTTTGTCATCAGTATCTTCAGACGCTGCTGATGCATCTAAAGGTATTTGGACCGATGGCGGTGCAGATATCTACACCGCTTCACTCGGATATGACTCCGATTACTACGGCGGCGGCTTAATCTATACAGACGATGACACTGATACCAGTTTCGGTGGTGGTATTTATATGAGACCAGATGGTTTCCCAACCATCAGCGTCGCATATGACACTAAAGATCCTGCAGCTAGTGGCACTAAATCTTCCTCCCATCTCTTAATTGGAGTGGATCATGAAGTAGGTCCAGGAACAGCAAGTGCTGCTTATACCAACCATGATCAAATGGGTGTTACAGGTGATAGCTTTGAAATCTATTACAACTACCCAGTATCAGATGGTTTGTCTCTTCAAGCAGGTGTGTTTTGGGAAGACAGACATGTTGTTAAAAATGGTTCTTGGACAACACAAGACGCAACTGGTTACCTCGTAGAAACTAACTTCAGCTTCTAA
- the msrA gene encoding peptide-methionine (S)-S-oxide reductase MsrA — translation MFLNWLNPKKVEAQGKTTSKHFVLNSLINKPANKDEEEIFFGCGCFWGAEKGFWKLPGVITTAVGYAGGAKKNPTYREVCSGRTNHAEVVRVIWNKLEIDLSDLLKMFWECHDPTQGNRQGNDSGSQYRSAIYLTKQDHKTLAINSLEKYQVLLQEKGFGSITTQIETNIDFYYAEDYHQQYLAKPGSRPYCSAMPTNVSLKDFKGSNYKLNSRVWDNFNWEQNHCVLRSSNSPIIN, via the coding sequence ATGTTCTTAAACTGGCTAAATCCTAAAAAAGTAGAGGCTCAAGGCAAAACAACCTCTAAGCATTTTGTCCTAAACAGCTTAATAAATAAACCTGCAAACAAAGATGAAGAGGAAATATTTTTTGGTTGCGGCTGCTTCTGGGGAGCTGAAAAAGGATTCTGGAAGTTACCTGGCGTTATAACAACTGCAGTTGGATATGCAGGGGGTGCTAAAAAAAACCCTACATATAGAGAAGTATGTTCTGGGAGAACAAATCATGCGGAAGTAGTAAGGGTGATTTGGAATAAATTGGAGATTGATTTAAGTGATTTATTGAAAATGTTTTGGGAATGCCACGATCCTACTCAAGGTAATCGTCAAGGCAATGATAGTGGCTCGCAATATAGATCTGCAATATATTTAACTAAACAAGATCATAAAACCCTAGCAATAAATAGTTTAGAAAAGTATCAAGTATTATTGCAGGAAAAAGGGTTTGGCTCAATAACAACCCAAATAGAAACGAATATAGACTTCTATTATGCAGAAGATTATCATCAACAATATTTAGCTAAACCTGGAAGCCGACCATACTGCTCAGCTATGCCAACTAATGTTTCTCTAAAAGATTTTAAAGGGTCAAACTATAAACTCAACTCTAGGGTTTGGGATAATTTTAATTGGGAGCAAAATCATTGCGTATTAAGAAGCAGTAACAGTCCTATAATTAACTAA
- a CDS encoding membrane protein: MTVPTNYSIKCDLAFGDIYLQILAWMAVIFVSLAGGLGLMGASKPIFALIGVGLILVLSLPFLLFAFVTTLLNHIQIEPNASD; encoded by the coding sequence ATGACAGTTCCAACTAACTACTCAATCAAGTGTGACCTTGCTTTTGGCGACATCTATCTCCAAATACTTGCTTGGATGGCAGTTATTTTTGTAAGTCTTGCGGGAGGATTAGGCCTAATGGGGGCTTCAAAGCCAATATTTGCTCTAATTGGAGTAGGGTTAATCCTAGTGTTAAGTTTACCTTTTTTATTATTTGCTTTTGTCACTACTTTGTTAAACCATATTCAAATAGAACCAAACGCTTCTGATTAA
- a CDS encoding ABC transporter ATP-binding protein: protein MAAFRIDLINRYLKPHRRTLILGAISLLIVNILSVAIPFEVRRVVDALEEGFSFNNILRQAGWIISLATVMGIVRLLSRQLVFGIGRQVEVDLRQRLFDHMLIQDPEWVQKTGSGEVITRATSDIENIRRLLGFAILSLTNTFLAYAFTIPAMLSISPWLTAASVSLYPLMLGTVRLFVGRMIGQRKRQQEALSRLSELIQEDLSGISAIKIYGQEAAEGNAFSKLNINYKNAAINLARTASTLFPLLQGISSISLLLILALGSGLIEKGFLTIGGLIALILYVERLVFPTALLGFTLNTFQLGQVSLERIEELLTNTPLIKDQNQSRRLKLPVKGKLEARGLNISYENDQKEILKNINFVIQPGELVAIVGPVGCGKTTLARALGRMINVSSKQLFLDDIDVVELKLDELRKNISLVPQEGYLFTTTLKNNIRFGVPDETIDKVKLVASQAHLTEDIKGFPDGFETLVGERGITLSGGQRQRTALSRALLTNAPVLVLDDALASVDNKTASAILTSIRTKVNRTILMISHQLSAAAACDRILVLSEGRLVQQGTHESLIKIDGIYKKLWDREKAVEKLDEVK, encoded by the coding sequence ATGGCAGCATTTCGAATTGATCTAATAAATAGATATTTAAAGCCTCATAGACGGACATTAATTCTAGGAGCAATAAGCCTATTAATTGTCAATATCTTGAGCGTTGCAATTCCTTTTGAAGTTCGTCGTGTAGTAGATGCCCTTGAAGAAGGCTTTAGCTTTAACAACATTCTTAGGCAAGCAGGTTGGATCATTTCATTAGCAACTGTTATGGGCATAGTTAGACTTTTATCTCGGCAACTTGTTTTTGGTATTGGACGACAGGTTGAAGTTGATCTCAGACAACGTTTATTTGATCACATGCTTATACAAGATCCAGAATGGGTTCAAAAAACTGGGAGCGGGGAAGTCATAACAAGAGCGACAAGTGATATTGAAAACATAAGACGCCTACTAGGCTTTGCAATTTTAAGTCTTACGAACACATTTTTAGCCTATGCCTTCACTATTCCTGCAATGCTTTCCATAAGTCCTTGGTTAACGGCAGCCTCAGTAAGTCTGTATCCATTAATGCTAGGAACTGTTCGCCTTTTTGTAGGCCGAATGATTGGTCAAAGAAAAAGGCAACAAGAAGCTCTTTCAAGGCTTAGTGAATTAATTCAAGAGGATTTATCAGGTATTAGTGCCATAAAAATATATGGTCAAGAAGCTGCTGAAGGCAACGCATTCTCAAAGTTAAATATCAACTACAAAAATGCTGCCATCAATCTTGCAAGAACAGCAAGTACTTTATTTCCTCTACTTCAAGGCATTTCATCAATATCTCTTCTTTTGATACTTGCTCTTGGGAGTGGTCTTATTGAGAAAGGCTTTCTAACAATTGGTGGGTTAATTGCATTGATACTTTACGTAGAAAGATTAGTTTTTCCGACAGCACTATTAGGGTTCACTTTAAACACATTTCAACTAGGTCAAGTAAGTCTTGAACGAATAGAGGAGTTGCTAACAAACACTCCTTTAATTAAAGACCAAAATCAAAGCAGAAGATTAAAGCTTCCTGTTAAAGGCAAATTAGAGGCAAGAGGTCTCAACATAAGTTATGAAAATGACCAAAAGGAAATTCTAAAAAATATTAATTTTGTTATTCAGCCAGGAGAGCTAGTTGCAATAGTTGGTCCTGTTGGGTGTGGGAAGACAACACTTGCCAGAGCATTAGGTCGGATGATTAATGTATCAAGCAAACAACTTTTTCTTGATGACATTGATGTAGTTGAACTAAAGCTTGATGAGTTAAGAAAAAATATCTCTTTAGTACCTCAAGAGGGGTATCTATTTACTACTACACTAAAAAACAACATCAGATTTGGCGTTCCAGATGAAACAATTGATAAAGTTAAATTGGTAGCCTCACAAGCTCATTTAACTGAAGATATTAAAGGTTTTCCTGATGGTTTTGAAACACTAGTAGGAGAGAGAGGCATAACACTTAGTGGTGGACAACGTCAACGCACAGCACTTAGTAGAGCTTTACTAACAAATGCTCCTGTACTTGTTCTTGACGATGCTCTTGCCAGTGTGGACAACAAAACAGCTTCTGCAATACTTACTTCAATAAGAACAAAAGTTAATAGAACGATATTGATGATAAGCCACCAACTTTCAGCGGCTGCGGCATGTGATCGAATATTAGTTTTAAGCGAAGGAAGACTTGTCCAACAAGGTACTCATGAAAGTTTGATAAAAATAGATGGCATATATAAAAAACTTTGGGATAGAGAAAAAGCTGTTGAGAAGCTTGATGAAGTCAAATAG
- a CDS encoding DUF3288 family protein produces MGDQNHPLYSTDRENVNRLLSKNSPEDEDLIDIARLFMRYENFPGAKDLQMDMLKILKLWGITKEELHSSTREIWRKGYRPDSFPEEMLGSSFDTSENSVN; encoded by the coding sequence ATGGGAGATCAAAATCATCCTTTATATTCGACTGATCGAGAGAATGTGAATAGATTGCTCTCCAAAAACTCTCCTGAAGATGAGGACTTAATTGATATAGCTCGTTTGTTTATGAGATATGAGAACTTCCCTGGTGCAAAAGATCTTCAGATGGATATGCTTAAAATTTTAAAATTGTGGGGCATTACAAAAGAAGAGCTACATAGTTCTACTAGGGAAATATGGCGTAAAGGTTATAGACCTGATAGTTTCCCAGAAGAAATGCTTGGATCAAGTTTCGATACCTCCGAGAATTCTGTCAATTAA
- the trpD gene encoding anthranilate phosphoribosyltransferase, which yields MPIVSWPELLEKLLSTKEISEIEAKALMKAWLNDELLPVQTGAFLTALRAKQISGLELSSMAEVLRDACLFPYPLPEVFMVDTCGTGGDGADTFNISTAVAFVTASCGVTIAKHGNRSASGKVGSADVLEGLGIKLNAPLELVVKAIEKNNITFLFAPAWHSSLINLAPLRKALGVRTVFNLLGPLVNPFRPKAQVLGVAKSELLDPMVEALRNLGLERAVVVHGAGGLDEASLEGPNEVRFLENGQITSKTLDVEELGLTISPNSTLKGGSLATNQDILRSLFQGRGTQSQREVVALNSSLVFWASGKELDLKKGVTIALEAMELSKPLDKFNELKCCLE from the coding sequence ATGCCTATTGTCTCTTGGCCAGAACTCCTAGAAAAGCTTTTATCAACAAAAGAGATTTCTGAAATTGAAGCAAAAGCTCTTATGAAGGCTTGGCTTAATGACGAACTCTTGCCAGTACAAACAGGTGCTTTCCTAACTGCTTTAAGAGCTAAGCAAATTTCAGGATTGGAATTGTCTTCTATGGCAGAAGTTCTTAGGGATGCTTGCTTATTTCCCTATCCTCTTCCAGAAGTCTTTATGGTTGATACTTGTGGTACAGGTGGTGATGGAGCTGATACTTTTAACATCTCAACAGCAGTTGCTTTTGTTACAGCATCTTGTGGAGTTACTATTGCTAAGCATGGAAATAGAAGTGCAAGCGGCAAAGTTGGATCAGCTGATGTTTTAGAAGGACTCGGAATAAAATTAAATGCCCCTCTTGAATTAGTGGTCAAAGCGATTGAAAAAAATAACATTACATTTTTGTTTGCACCAGCCTGGCATTCTTCTTTAATAAATTTAGCTCCTTTAAGAAAAGCTCTTGGCGTAAGAACAGTCTTCAACCTTCTTGGACCATTAGTTAATCCTTTTAGACCAAAGGCCCAAGTCTTAGGAGTAGCTAAATCTGAATTGTTGGATCCAATGGTAGAAGCCTTAAGGAATTTAGGTTTAGAAAGAGCAGTAGTGGTTCATGGTGCGGGTGGCTTAGATGAAGCTTCATTAGAAGGACCTAATGAAGTTAGGTTTCTAGAAAATGGTCAAATAACATCTAAAACCTTGGATGTAGAAGAGTTAGGGTTGACTATTTCTCCTAATAGCACTCTGAAGGGAGGTTCTCTAGCAACAAATCAGGATATTCTTCGTTCCTTGTTTCAAGGGAGAGGGACACAATCACAAAGGGAGGTTGTTGCACTTAACTCGTCCTTAGTATTTTGGGCCTCTGGGAAAGAACTTGATTTAAAAAAAGGAGTTACCATAGCTTTAGAAGCCATGGAATTGTCTAAACCATTGGATAAATTTAATGAGCTAAAATGTTGTTTAGAATGA
- the carA gene encoding glutamine-hydrolyzing carbamoyl-phosphate synthase small subunit, translating into MSIFSGNDNAILVLSDGTFIEGKAFGFRGTVSGEIVFNTGITGYQEVLTDPSYFGQLITFTFPELGNTGVNPEDQESDSPSAKGVIARQVSCYASNWRSTKTFEQWLKDEKVVGICDVDTRALVRHLRSSGTMNAIISSENNASPSSLLNTIRQAPQMKGLNLTGEVTTKKPYKWNSLASVDFDERVVNQAMSPFNVVAIDFGIKRSILNRLVAHGCEVNVLPANTSFSEVMSFNPEGVFFSNGPGDPSSVKEGMSLAKRLIEEVDVPMFGICLGHQILGLALGGKTFKLAYGHRGLNHPCGKTGRIEITSQNHGFALDALSLDKDVVEITHLNLNDGTVAGIAMCNRPIFGIQYHPEASPGPHDADHHFSRFVDLMSERR; encoded by the coding sequence ATGAGCATTTTCTCTGGTAATGACAATGCAATTTTGGTTTTATCTGATGGTACTTTTATTGAAGGGAAAGCATTTGGTTTTAGAGGAACTGTGTCAGGCGAAATTGTTTTTAATACTGGTATTACCGGTTATCAGGAGGTATTGACAGATCCTAGTTATTTTGGACAATTAATAACGTTTACTTTTCCTGAATTAGGAAATACTGGTGTAAACCCTGAAGATCAAGAATCTGATTCGCCATCTGCAAAAGGTGTTATCGCTAGACAAGTCTCTTGCTATGCAAGTAATTGGCGTTCAACTAAAACTTTTGAGCAGTGGTTGAAAGATGAAAAGGTTGTTGGGATTTGTGATGTAGATACAAGAGCGCTAGTTAGACACTTGCGAAGCTCTGGCACTATGAATGCAATTATATCTTCAGAAAATAATGCTTCTCCATCATCCTTATTAAATACAATTAGGCAGGCTCCGCAAATGAAGGGGCTTAATTTAACTGGTGAAGTTACAACTAAAAAGCCATATAAGTGGAATTCACTTGCCTCAGTTGATTTTGATGAGAGAGTTGTTAATCAGGCAATGTCTCCTTTTAATGTAGTAGCTATAGATTTTGGGATAAAAAGATCAATTCTAAATCGATTGGTAGCGCACGGTTGTGAAGTTAATGTTTTGCCTGCAAATACAAGCTTTTCCGAAGTTATGTCTTTTAACCCTGAAGGGGTGTTCTTCTCTAATGGACCTGGAGATCCTTCTTCTGTTAAGGAAGGAATGTCTTTAGCTAAGCGTTTAATAGAAGAGGTAGATGTACCTATGTTTGGAATTTGTTTAGGCCATCAAATTCTAGGATTGGCCCTTGGAGGAAAGACTTTTAAACTTGCATATGGTCATAGAGGTTTAAATCATCCATGCGGTAAAACAGGGCGAATAGAAATAACAAGTCAGAATCATGGCTTTGCTTTGGATGCCTTGTCTTTAGATAAAGATGTTGTTGAGATAACACATTTGAACCTGAATGATGGAACTGTTGCAGGCATCGCAATGTGTAACAGGCCAATCTTTGGCATCCAATATCACCCAGAAGCCAGTCCAGGCCCTCATGATGCGGATCACCATTTTTCCCGTTTTGTTGATCTAATGTCAGAACGTCGTTGA
- a CDS encoding STAS domain-containing protein has translation MTNILLRSIRGFGPITELQRLTVSLRGGFERKKGCLVFYFTGQLDAYSEKQFTDFVNDVLSSNKLPIVLDLTKIDFIDSSGLGAMVHSAKKCKKDKRSFVVVGNPRVIQTIKLVRLEDFLHVAADLNAALTQLAA, from the coding sequence ATCACTAATATTCTTTTGAGAAGTATTAGGGGGTTTGGTCCCATAACCGAATTACAACGATTGACCGTTTCTTTACGGGGTGGATTTGAAAGAAAAAAAGGCTGTTTAGTTTTTTATTTCACTGGACAGCTAGATGCTTACTCAGAGAAACAGTTTACAGATTTTGTAAATGATGTCCTTAGCTCCAACAAATTGCCGATTGTGCTTGATCTAACAAAAATAGATTTTATTGATTCTTCTGGCTTAGGAGCAATGGTGCATTCCGCCAAAAAATGCAAAAAGGATAAGAGATCTTTTGTTGTCGTGGGCAATCCAAGAGTTATTCAAACTATCAAGCTTGTTCGTTTAGAGGATTTTCTTCATGTAGCAGCTGATTTGAACGCAGCTCTCACTCAATTAGCAGCTTGA
- a CDS encoding Mini-ribonuclease 3 produces the protein MTDWIRLLKPSGSPDALGTLQLAWLGDAIWEMHQRLRLCEKPAKSKDLHFSVVSLVRAEAQAAALENLDYYLTDLERKFVRKGRNRVGRGSRKVNIAIYGKATGFETLIGWLFLKDPNRLAQLLDRLDQIESDKKKD, from the coding sequence TTGACTGATTGGATTCGTCTCTTGAAACCATCTGGGAGCCCAGATGCTTTGGGCACTTTGCAATTAGCTTGGTTGGGAGATGCTATTTGGGAAATGCATCAGAGACTTCGTCTTTGTGAAAAGCCAGCTAAAAGTAAAGACCTTCATTTTTCTGTTGTTTCACTAGTAAGAGCTGAGGCTCAGGCTGCAGCCTTAGAAAATCTTGATTATTATTTGACAGATTTAGAGAGAAAATTCGTCAGAAAAGGACGTAATCGTGTTGGCCGTGGTTCTCGTAAGGTAAATATTGCTATTTATGGTAAGGCTACTGGCTTCGAAACACTTATTGGATGGTTGTTTTTGAAAGACCCCAATCGCCTTGCTCAGCTACTAGATCGATTAGATCAAATCGAATCTGATAAAAAAAAGGATTAA
- the rlmB gene encoding 23S rRNA (guanosine(2251)-2'-O)-methyltransferase RlmB has protein sequence MSSNDRRGGNFSRDFSSKERKNNKRGSSASMRWKKGNKSEWNQSDHKKDSPYRRDTEKVNFDRGNQKKRNFDNARDSSASNKASFNSKRAWRSINSEETQNRSSSNKRQPNLVQSRRFTSFSRNNQNDFSQSTQEIEKPKQNFVFESESNDIFWGRHSTQAILESGRAIHRIWCTSEIRSSPRFFQLLKDAKALGVLVEEVSWARLGHVTTGGVHQGIALQTAASETFDLKTLIEGCQSIDESPVLIALDGLTDPQNLGAIVRSAEALGAHGLILPQRRSAGLTGSVAKVAAGALEHLPVARVVNLNRSLEELKKSGYTIIGLAGEGDKTINEITFDGPLVLAIGSEEKGLSLLTRRHCDFLVKIPLRGVTTSLNASVATSVVLYEVARQGWMKGIAGQDPSPKLVRAKLETKPFQTN, from the coding sequence ATGAGTTCTAATGATCGCCGTGGAGGCAATTTTTCTAGAGATTTTTCTTCTAAAGAAAGAAAGAATAATAAGAGAGGTTCCTCTGCTTCAATGAGATGGAAAAAAGGTAATAAATCAGAATGGAATCAAAGCGATCATAAAAAAGATTCTCCATATCGCAGAGATACGGAGAAAGTTAATTTTGATAGAGGTAATCAGAAGAAAAGAAATTTTGATAATGCAAGAGATTCTTCTGCTTCTAATAAAGCATCATTTAATTCAAAGAGAGCTTGGAGGAGTATTAATTCAGAAGAAACCCAAAACAGATCATCTAGTAACAAAAGACAGCCGAATCTTGTTCAAAGTAGAAGATTTACTTCTTTTTCAAGAAATAATCAAAATGATTTTAGTCAGAGTACACAAGAAATAGAGAAACCTAAGCAGAACTTTGTTTTTGAGAGTGAGTCAAATGATATTTTTTGGGGTAGACATTCAACTCAAGCAATTCTTGAGTCAGGTCGAGCAATTCATAGAATTTGGTGTACATCTGAGATAAGAAGTTCACCGCGCTTTTTTCAACTTCTAAAGGATGCAAAAGCCTTAGGTGTTCTTGTTGAAGAAGTTTCATGGGCAAGATTGGGACATGTTACGACTGGAGGAGTTCATCAAGGTATAGCCCTACAAACAGCAGCCTCGGAGACTTTTGATTTGAAAACACTTATTGAAGGCTGCCAATCTATAGATGAATCTCCTGTTTTAATAGCTTTAGATGGCCTTACAGATCCTCAAAATTTAGGAGCGATAGTTCGCTCTGCTGAAGCATTGGGGGCTCATGGATTGATTCTTCCGCAAAGACGAAGTGCTGGATTGACAGGTTCTGTTGCGAAAGTTGCCGCAGGAGCTTTGGAACATTTACCTGTTGCAAGAGTTGTTAATTTGAACCGATCTTTAGAAGAACTTAAAAAATCTGGATATACAATAATTGGCCTTGCAGGAGAAGGAGACAAAACAATTAATGAAATTACTTTTGATGGTCCATTGGTATTGGCAATAGGTTCAGAGGAAAAAGGCTTGTCTCTCCTTACTAGAAGGCACTGTGATTTCCTAGTGAAAATTCCTCTTAGAGGAGTTACAACTAGCTTAAATGCCTCAGTAGCAACCTCAGTGGTTTTGTATGAAGTAGCTAGACAAGGCTGGATGAAAGGGATTGCAGGGCAAGATCCTTCCCCTAAATTAGTAAGAGCAAAATTGGAAACTAAACCTTTTCAAACCAATTAA
- a CDS encoding DUF1816 domain-containing protein: MGPFRAIRVLGNSFGFAWWAKIETQNPNTTYWFGPFLTQRSLRNNVPIFLDDLTSEGIESITHDFVRCRRIEPLTL, from the coding sequence ATGGGCCCATTTAGGGCGATTCGCGTTTTAGGTAACAGTTTTGGCTTCGCTTGGTGGGCTAAGATTGAGACTCAAAACCCTAATACCACTTATTGGTTTGGTCCTTTTTTAACGCAAAGAAGTCTTAGAAATAACGTGCCTATTTTCTTGGATGATTTGACAAGTGAAGGTATTGAATCTATAACCCATGATTTTGTTCGTTGTAGACGCATAGAGCCTTTAACCCTTTGA
- the gatA gene encoding Asp-tRNA(Asn)/Glu-tRNA(Gln) amidotransferase subunit GatA — protein sequence MSIAKWRQKLNKGEVSSLELINQQINRIEEVENTLHSYLYLNHEKARASAIKIDEARAAGEELPPLAGVPFAIKDNLCTKGIPTTCSSKMLEEFIPPYESTVTQRLWKAGGILLGKTNLDEFAMGSSTETSAFGPTKNPWDITRVPGGSSGGSAAAVASGLCTAALGSDTGGSIRQPASFCGVVGLKPTYGRVSRWGLIAFASSLDQVGPFSTNVSDAAEILQVIAGHDPRDSTCLDVPVPKYSDHISESISGLRIGLIKECFDQEGLDLEVKKSVLKAADQLQSLGAELIEVSCPRFTDGIATYYVIAPSEASANLARYDGVKYGYRAKEVDNLSDMTAFTRARGFGSEVQRRILIGTYALSAGYVDAYYRKAQQVRTLIRRDFENAFKNVDILLTPTSPTTAFKSGAHQNDPLAMYLSDLLTIPANLAGLPSISLPCGFDEKALPIGLQLIANVLDETRLLQVAHQYEQAAEIMNSAPESSLIN from the coding sequence ATGTCCATAGCTAAATGGCGACAGAAATTAAACAAAGGAGAGGTTTCTTCTCTTGAGTTGATAAATCAACAAATCAATCGTATAGAAGAAGTTGAAAATACCCTTCATTCCTATCTGTATTTGAATCATGAAAAGGCTAGAGCTTCAGCCATCAAAATTGATGAGGCTAGAGCTGCGGGGGAAGAGCTGCCTCCTTTAGCAGGAGTTCCTTTTGCAATAAAAGATAATCTTTGTACAAAAGGTATACCTACGACTTGTTCAAGCAAGATGTTGGAGGAATTTATTCCACCTTATGAATCTACTGTTACGCAAAGACTCTGGAAGGCTGGAGGAATACTTTTAGGGAAAACAAATCTAGATGAATTTGCTATGGGAAGTTCAACCGAAACGTCAGCATTTGGCCCTACGAAAAATCCTTGGGACATAACAAGAGTCCCCGGAGGCAGTTCTGGAGGTAGTGCTGCTGCTGTTGCTTCAGGGTTATGTACAGCGGCTTTAGGCTCTGACACAGGCGGGTCTATAAGACAACCTGCTTCTTTTTGTGGTGTGGTAGGTCTAAAACCTACATATGGACGTGTAAGTAGATGGGGACTCATTGCTTTTGCTAGCTCTTTAGACCAGGTTGGACCTTTTTCTACAAATGTTTCTGATGCTGCTGAAATTTTACAGGTAATAGCTGGACATGACCCAAGAGATTCAACTTGTTTAGACGTACCAGTTCCAAAATATTCAGATCACATTTCTGAATCTATTTCTGGCCTTCGGATTGGGTTGATAAAAGAATGTTTTGATCAAGAAGGCTTGGATTTAGAAGTAAAGAAGTCGGTTCTTAAAGCAGCTGATCAGCTCCAATCTCTTGGAGCTGAATTAATAGAAGTCTCATGTCCTAGATTTACTGATGGAATAGCTACTTATTATGTGATAGCTCCTTCTGAAGCTTCTGCAAATTTGGCAAGGTATGATGGAGTTAAATATGGATACAGAGCTAAAGAGGTAGATAATTTATCAGACATGACGGCTTTTACTCGAGCTAGAGGTTTTGGCAGCGAAGTCCAAAGAAGAATCTTGATAGGTACATATGCATTGTCTGCAGGATATGTAGATGCCTACTACAGAAAAGCTCAACAAGTTAGAACACTTATTCGCAGAGATTTTGAAAATGCATTTAAAAATGTTGATATTCTTTTGACTCCCACTTCTCCTACAACAGCTTTTAAATCAGGTGCTCATCAAAATGATCCCTTGGCAATGTATTTGTCGGATTTATTGACTATTCCAGCAAATTTAGCAGGACTTCCTTCTATAAGCCTACCTTGTGGATTCGATGAAAAGGCTTTGCCTATTGGATTGCAATTAATAGCCAATGTATTAGATGAAACACGCTTGTTGCAAGTTGCGCATCAATATGAGCAGGCTGCAGAAATTATGAATTCAGCACCTGAAAGCAGCTTAATCAATTAG